The genomic region AACAGGGCGACTTTCCCGTCTCCGGGAGCTCCCAGAAGGTGCTACTGCACAACGTTGGGGACTGGAGCGACTGGGACTGGTATCTGCAGCCAAGATCGTTCTGGAAGTCGCTAGACTTGAGTAGCTCGTGGGAACTCGACTTTGATATCGCACCCCACGCGACGTCCTTTGACTTCCCATTCGGCAAAGTGAGATTGAGCGCGTTTGCCGCAGGAACTGGGACAGCGGTGTTTCACCATCAAGAGGATACCACATGGAAGAGCATCATGAGCCCGTCAGGCCTTCCAAACGGCATCTTTGTGAGACCCGGGGCGCTCAATACGGCAAATGCTGAAATTGCGTCAGCATCGCTGAAAGGGGGCGTGCGCATCAGGGTGAAGGCGGCGTGGTTTTCCTGGACCGATGAATGGTCCCTTCCTTCCCTCAGTGGGAGCGGATCGCCCAAGTGGTCTGCGAGTCGCGAGACTGCAGCATTCCAGGTACTGGGAGCCGCGAAGGTCTCCAGTGCCGTTACGCTTACCCTGTGCGACTCCAAACCAGCCGCCATGACTCCAGCGTGGGTCAAGGAATCGGTGGGATCCCCGGTGGCGGCCCCTGACGACGACGCGGATGGTGACTTGATTGCGTTCGGGACCACAGTCTCCAAGGCAGTCGTTGACTCCTTCGTCGTCTGTCCCGCAGCGACTCCATCTGCAAGCGACCTTCAGACGCTGGACGCGATCCGGCGTGCCTACCTCGCGGACAAGGCGTCGAATCCGATTCTAGCGAAGCAGCGCGCGTGTACGTCATTGACGCCGTTCCTGCGCCGCTACCTCGCGCTTTGCCAAAAGGGGCCTCGAGGTGAATCTGTCCGGTCGACTCGGTACACCCGAGGTGAAGCGCGGTGCGAAATCTCAATTTAGGCGTGTTGCCGGCGGCTGCCCTGGCCTTGCTTTGTCGCAGCAGAATTCGGGGTAAGGCAGCACGTGTCGCATGCCCAATGCGATGCATTTGGTCTCGTGGATGCTAAGCCGGACGAATGCCTGAGCTCGCACGGAAGTACTGGCGTTCTCGACAACGCACCCTCGGAACGGTATCGTTTTTGGCGAGATAGGAAGTGAGTGCCCATGCCGACCGTCGGATCGGCAGCGTCGACTCCGAGTGATCTCCGACAAGACATTGACTCATGTGAGGGCGTACCTCACAGGAGCTCGAGATGCGTCACGCTGCACTTTTGGTGACCTCCGCCGCGATGGCTGTCCTGTTGCTCGTCGCGTGCCGCGATGAGTTGGCCGCCCCGGATCTTCGCACACCAGTGCCGACCACGCAGATGGCCGCGCAAGAACAGACGACGGCCAACCAAGACTTCTTCTTCTTGCCGCCGATGGCGCCGGATCCGCACGGCGTAGCCGGATTCGACGAAGGCAAGTTCGATGGGTCGTTGCAACCGCGTGTTGAAGTGTGCGCACTCACCGGTGCCGAGTGCGCGACCGCACAACCCGCCGGCTTCCCCATTGTGTTCACGATGGATGGTGCGGGGCCGGCTCGACTGCGGGTCGATCTGTCGAATGAGTCGTACCACGTCAATTGGCAGACGAGGCAACCAAGAGTCAGCAGTGCCGTCAACTACCGGATTCACGTAAAGGTGGCGGGCACTGTGTTGGGGCAGGTGGATGTTGATGTGATCGACTCGGGCGCCGAGAAGAAGGCCACCGAAAGTGCACGCTTTGTTGCGGTGGTCAACGGCAGCACGCTGCCCATCAAGTTCCGTATCGAACGGGGAGCCGTGTTTGTTGTGGGCACCGCGGGCGGCACGGTCAGCGCGCAGGAAGGTCGGGTCACGCTCACCATTCCGGTCCGGGCCGGACCCGATCGGCGTAACGGTCGCTCCATCGACTGAGGTTCCGATTGACGCGCGACTTCTCGACGGAACCCCTTGATCTCGGCCCCGCAGGCGCCTCGTTCGATCCGCCGGCCACGCTCTCAATCAAGTACGATGCCGCGGCATTGCCGAGCGGCGAGTATCCACGCTTGCACAAGGTGGTGAACGGCGCGTGGGTGCCGATCCCGGGATCGACGCACGACCAGATCAACCATGTCGTGAGCGCGCCTATCACGGGCTTCAGCACGTGGGGCGTGCTCGGGACCGGCCTGGACTTGACTGTGCATGTATCCGGCGGCGTTGGCGAGGTGCGCGTCGAGAGTGACGTGCCGCCTGATCCCTGTACATATCAGGAGTCTCCGTGCACGCGAAATGAGACGGCAGGAACCGCGCTTGAGCTCGTGGCAAGCCCGCTGACGCCTGATGCACGCTTCGAAGAGTGGACGGGTACGGGCACCGGGTTCTCATGCACGACGAACCCGCGCTGTCAGTTGGTGATGGATCAGGATCGCGAGGTTACCGCGCGTTTTTCGATGCCGGGGACTGTGACACTCGATCGGAGCACGGCCGCGTTCTCCATGACGCGTGGCGGCGCGTTGCCCGCTGCGCAGACGGCGACGATTACCAACACCGGTGGCCGAGCGTTGACGCTTGCGCCGGTCAGCGTAACTTACGCGCCGCTGGTGACCGGATGGCTCGACGTGCAGGTCGATCGGACCACCATCGATCCGCGGGGCTCGCAGGTACGCTCACCATGGCGGTGAAGCCGAACGCACTCTTCCCTGGCACATTTACGGCGAGGGTTGTCGTACGTGACGACGGGAGTCTCACCCTGCGCTTCGTTGACGTCACGATCACGGTGTCATCGGCGGGCGCCATCGTGACCGCGAATGGCGCGGGACGACGATTCGGCCCGCTGCCGATCATCACGTACGCGCTGGCAGATAATCAGACGGGCACCGACATCTACCCGCTCGCACCGGTCAGCGGTTTTGGCTTCCTCTTTGCCCTCTTCGATACCGGAACCGGTGTCGTGTACCTCAATAGCGAGCGACCGTACGACATCGTCGTACCGCCGTACACCGATCCGAACGGTGGGCTGCGCTGCCAGCTTCCCAACAGAATCACCGACGGCAACTTCTTTGGCTCTGACGCTGGCATTCTGAACGTCACCGGCCCGGTCACCGCTCGGTACGACTCAACGGACTAGGCGCCGTTGATCCGGTCACCCTCGGGGCACCGATCGGCTCTGGCAACGCGCAAGTTGAACTCACCGATATCGACGTCCAGCCTGCAACTGAGGACGCCAACCTTAACGTGACACTCATCGGCATGCCGGTCGCTCGCAGCATCGTGGCCAGCTTGGACTACACGCGGAGCGTGACGAGATCGGGGTGGAACTTCTACCGATTCACCGACGCGGGCGGTGTCGCACATGAACTCACGAGCGCCGCCAACAGCGGGCTTCCTGGATTCGTCAAGTTCAATTCCATCACGGCGCCCGACATCACCTTCTATCCGGCGGGTTCCGCGTCCGTTCCGGCCAGTTCGTTCGAACTCGACCTGGCCCGAGTTGGACCACCGGGCGAGCGTTTCGTGCTCACGAACCTCGCCTTCCGCCACCAGGGCTATTTCGTATCTGATGCTGATCCGGTAACAGCACCAACCCTGCCATACCTGTTCGATACGGGGACAAACATTACCATCGTCGGCGACCAGATCGCGGGAATGCTGCATCTGGTGGCTGGCGGCGGCTCGTTCAATTGTCTTGGCGGTACCAGCAACGGCTATGTGCTGGATGCGATCACGGCGGTCGCTGCCGGCGGCGCGTACGTCGTCAACAGCGCAAACGTCTGCTGGCAGCAGAATGCAATCCTCGACGGCGGGGCCAGGTTCAGCGCCGTCATCGGCTCTAACCTGTTTGATCAGGTGCGCATTGTCCTCGACGGGCCGCGCAACAAGCTGGGCGTCGGTCCCGTCGCGCCATCGCCGGTGTTCTGGCAGCCGGCGCCTCGGAACTACTGCACGACGACGGGCGGACCTGTCGTCGTCTCCTTGGCGGTGTCGATCGCGGATCCCAACCTCACTCTGGGACAGCAGATCCAAGCCACCGCCGTTGCGACCGACAACCTCGGCAGCGACTTCGCGCTCCCGGCGATCTGGTCCAGCAGCAACACTGCGGTCGCGACCGTCTCCGCGAACGGTCTCGTTACCGCAGTGGGACCCGGATTCGCGGCCATTGTCGCACACGCGGCAGGGCTGACCGCCGCAGCCCAGGTGTCCGTGGGAACCGTCGAGGGTAGCCACCAGCCGAGCAAGTGATATGTCGCGTCGAGGCGAATCCATGATGGTGCGCACGCTGATTCCGTGCGCGGTGCTGTGCATCGCAACGCCGTTGACCACGCGCGTCACGGTCGAGGCGCAGGAGTCGCGCATGGTCGCGCCCGTGACGCAGGGAGTCGTCTCGCTGGGCCAGACCGTTCGCGGCACACTCGCGTCGCCGTCGCCCCACGCGTGGGGGCTTGTCGCAATGAAGGGTGAGTATGTCGAGGTCGAGCTATTGCCAAAGGGCGATCATCTGCGAATGCGAATACTCACGCCGGACGGCGTGGTGCGACGTGTGCTCGATCCAGTGCGAATCGCTCAGGGTAAGCGTTCAGTGCGTTGGATCGCAGAGGCCGCAGGGCAGTGGGCGCTGGAAATCGGACTCACCGATGGCGCGAATACCGCATCGTACGAGCTCCGCTGGGCGATCCGTCGCGCGCCGACCGACGCTGATCGCGCCGTAAGCGCTGCCGATAGCATCAACGATCTCGCGACGCGACTCGCGCGGCTGCCGCGCGACAGCGTGTCGGTGACGCTCCTCCGCCGTGCGCTCGAACTCCGCGAGTCCGCGTTGGGGGTCAGTGATGTGGAAGTCGCCGCGACCCTGCAGGAACTTGCTCAGCTCCTGGCGGGCAGGGCGCGTTACGCGGAGGCGGAATCGCTTGCACTTCGCGCACTCACCATTCGACAAGAGCAACTCGGACCCGAGAACCTCGCCGTCGCAAGAAGTCTGAACCAGTTAGCGAGTCTCAGTGAGCGGTCGCGCCTGCCACTGGCTGATTCGCTGTACCGCGGGTCGCTCGCGATGAGCCAGAGGCTACTGGGCCGCGAGCATCGCGACAACATCCTTACGTTGGCCAATCTGGGCGCGGTGCTCATTCGGCGCCGTGGGTACGTCGATGCCGACTCCACGCTGCGTCTGGCAGTGGCTATCGCCGAGCGGACGTTCGGCATCGACAACGGACGCACGTATACGCCCCTCTTCAACCTCGCGTTCCTGTACAAGGAGCAAGGACGCGCGGATGAGGCGGCGCCGCTTTACGCGCGGTTGATTTCAATGCGCGAGAAAGAGCTTGGCGCAGACCACCTCGACGTTGCACGATTGGTGACTGACCTTGCGGGCATGTTCGAACGCCAGGGACGCTATACCGACGCGGAATTGCAGCGACGTCGTGCACTGGCCGCGTTTGAAAAGGCGAACCGCGGTCCCGATACCAACGTGGCCTACTGTCTCGCGGCACTCGGCTGGAACCTGTACTTGCAGGGCCGCTATGCCGAGGCCGAGTCGATCCAGCGTAGCGCAATGGCTATGTGGGAAGCCACCGTTGGCCCTGACCACATCTCCGGGAGCTATACCCTTCAGAATCTTGCCATTCTTCTGGGCTCTCAAGGACGATATGCTGACGCCGAGCGTCTGCACCGACGTGCTCTTAGCATCAAGGAGAAGGCGCTTGGACTCGAACATCCCGAAGTGGCAGGAAGTCTGAATGACCTTGGCGTGCTGTTTTGGCGTTCGGCGCGTAGCGGTGAGGCTGAGCCGCTATTCCGGCGGAGTCTCGCAATTCGCGAGAATCGGTTCGGAGCTGAACATCGAGTCGTTGCGGAGAACCTCAACAACTTGGGGTTACTGTTGGTTGGTCAGGCTCGCTACGCCGAGGCGGAGCCACTTTTTCGTCGGGCTCTTGAGATAAAGGAGAAGGCCGACGGCCGAGAGCACTTAGCGTCTGCGACGACGCTGGGCAACCTCGGTCACTTATACGCACTGCAGCGCCGATTTGACGAGGCGGAGCCGCTGCTGCGCCGTGCGCTTGCCATCGAAGAGAGGGCGCTGGGTCGCGACCATCCGGAATTGCAGCCGGCCCTTTTCAGCCTCGGCTACATGCTGATCAACCGGCGACGGTACGCTGAAGCGGAATCCACTTTTCGCCGGGCCATCTCCGTCGGTCGTAATGCGAAGGATGCAATAGACAAGCAATACACCATCGCCGACGTGTACATGGTACAGGGCCGATTTTCGGAGGCCGAACCGATCTATCTGCGTGCGCTAGCCGCTCGAGAGCTGACTTTCGGTCCAACGAGCCCACGAACCGCTTCAGCTTTGGTCGACGTTGCGCGGAGTGCTTTTCAGGCGAGGCGGGCGGCGGTGAGTGCGTTGACACGGCTCAACAGGGCCGTCACCATCTTTGACGCTGCCCCTACCGGCACTTTCAACCCCATCGAACGAATCCGGGCGTACTCGTGGAGAGCGCGGATCCGCAAGGCGAGTGGCGATCGCGCGCGGGCCCTCACCGATCTCGCTGAGGCGATCCGTTCGGTTGAGGAACTACGTCCGCAGGTTGGCGGTAGCGAGGAAACCCGCGCGATCTTCTTTGGCCGATATACTGAACTTTTTGAGTTAATGATCACGTGGAGGCTTGAGTCGCGTGATGTTGGCGCGGCGCTCGAATACGCCGAACGGGGTCGGGCCCGAGTCCTGCTCGATCAACTGGCCGCCGGCAAGATCGATCTGCGTCAGAGCATACCGTCGGACGTGCGCATTCCCCTCGAAGCCCGTGAGTCGAACGCCCGGGCGCGGTTGGCCGAGTATCAGGAACGCGTCACTCGGCTCGCGGCGCGCACGGACATACTCCAGGACGAACGGAACCGTCAGAGCGCCGTCGCCACCGATTCGCTTCGCGCTGCCGAACGTGACGTACGCTCAGTGTACGACGATATCAAGAACGCCAGTGCATTGTGGCGTGACCTGATTACGTCGGGTGGTCAACCGGTCCCACTCGCCACGATCCAGCGGGGCCTGGTGCCTCAGCGCAGCCTACTGGCGCTGTACCAGATCGGTGAGGAGCGCAGCTTCCTCTTCCTCGTGCCAGCCGTCGGTGCGCCTTCGGTGGTCAACTTGCAAGTCACTGCTGCCGACGCGAGTACGCTCGGCGTGCGACCGGGTGCTCTCACCGTTGCCGCACTCGAGCAGGCACTCGGCGCGCCCAAGGCAGGTGGTGCAGCAGGAATCGCCGCTGTGTTAGGGCAGGCACCGCGCGGCGCGGTGAGCGCGGCAGCTGCGCGCTCGTCCGTGCAGCAGCTACATGCGCTGCGGCGCATTCTCATGCCGGATTCAGTCTGGAATCGGATTCGTGGTGTCGAGCAGGTGGTACTCATACCGGGTCGCGGGCTCTACCAGTTGCCGTTCGAGGCACTTGTCGTGACGGTGGGCTCCACGGATGCGGAGACGCGCTATTGGTTGGATGACGGCCCGGCCATTCGCTACGCGGCATCGGCCACCACTTTGTACAATCTCGAACAGCGACCGAGGGCTCGGGTTGTTGCGGCCGCCGGTCACAAAGCGGTGGTGAGCCTTTCGGCGCCCATCTTTGATGGTGCTACGTCATCCTCGTCACTGGTGGGTGCCACGGCACGGACCGATTCCGTCAAGTTGGTGGTTGATGCGCGTGGAGCATCGCCAGTCACGCGATCCAGTTTTGTCGACGGCGGCGGCATTCTGGCGCCACTTCCCGGCACGGCATCGGAAACGGACGCCATCCGAGCAGCGTTTGGCGTGTCGCCGTCATCGGGCGGAGTGGTTGCGCTGCAAGGTCGCGAGGCGACGGAGGCCAATCTTCGCCCGGCCCTCCTTGGCACGCGCTTCATTCATCTGGCCACTCACGGACTTGTCGACGAAAGCCGCGGAGCGCTGTTCGCGGCACTGGCCCTGACGCCGCCAGCGACGGCCACGGCCAGTGACGATGGATTTCTGCAGCTGCACGAGATCTACCAGCTGCGATTGCCGGAAGCAGAACTCGCGGTATTGTCGGCGTGCGCCACGAATGTCGGTTCCACGATCGACAGCGAGGGTGTGTTCGCGCTGTCGCGTGGTTTCCTGGCCGCCGGTGCACGACGCGTGATCGCGAGTCAGTGGGCCGTTGAC from Gemmatimonadaceae bacterium harbors:
- a CDS encoding Ig-like domain-containing protein, whose product is MTLIGMPVARSIVASLDYTRSVTRSGWNFYRFTDAGGVAHELTSAANSGLPGFVKFNSITAPDITFYPAGSASVPASSFELDLARVGPPGERFVLTNLAFRHQGYFVSDADPVTAPTLPYLFDTGTNITIVGDQIAGMLHLVAGGGSFNCLGGTSNGYVLDAITAVAAGGAYVVNSANVCWQQNAILDGGARFSAVIGSNLFDQVRIVLDGPRNKLGVGPVAPSPVFWQPAPRNYCTTTGGPVVVSLAVSIADPNLTLGQQIQATAVATDNLGSDFALPAIWSSSNTAVATVSANGLVTAVGPGFAAIVAHAAGLTAAAQVSVGTVEGSHQPSK
- a CDS encoding CHAT domain-containing protein — encoded protein: MSRRGESMMVRTLIPCAVLCIATPLTTRVTVEAQESRMVAPVTQGVVSLGQTVRGTLASPSPHAWGLVAMKGEYVEVELLPKGDHLRMRILTPDGVVRRVLDPVRIAQGKRSVRWIAEAAGQWALEIGLTDGANTASYELRWAIRRAPTDADRAVSAADSINDLATRLARLPRDSVSVTLLRRALELRESALGVSDVEVAATLQELAQLLAGRARYAEAESLALRALTIRQEQLGPENLAVARSLNQLASLSERSRLPLADSLYRGSLAMSQRLLGREHRDNILTLANLGAVLIRRRGYVDADSTLRLAVAIAERTFGIDNGRTYTPLFNLAFLYKEQGRADEAAPLYARLISMREKELGADHLDVARLVTDLAGMFERQGRYTDAELQRRRALAAFEKANRGPDTNVAYCLAALGWNLYLQGRYAEAESIQRSAMAMWEATVGPDHISGSYTLQNLAILLGSQGRYADAERLHRRALSIKEKALGLEHPEVAGSLNDLGVLFWRSARSGEAEPLFRRSLAIRENRFGAEHRVVAENLNNLGLLLVGQARYAEAEPLFRRALEIKEKADGREHLASATTLGNLGHLYALQRRFDEAEPLLRRALAIEERALGRDHPELQPALFSLGYMLINRRRYAEAESTFRRAISVGRNAKDAIDKQYTIADVYMVQGRFSEAEPIYLRALAARELTFGPTSPRTASALVDVARSAFQARRAAVSALTRLNRAVTIFDAAPTGTFNPIERIRAYSWRARIRKASGDRARALTDLAEAIRSVEELRPQVGGSEETRAIFFGRYTELFELMITWRLESRDVGAALEYAERGRARVLLDQLAAGKIDLRQSIPSDVRIPLEARESNARARLAEYQERVTRLAARTDILQDERNRQSAVATDSLRAAERDVRSVYDDIKNASALWRDLITSGGQPVPLATIQRGLVPQRSLLALYQIGEERSFLFLVPAVGAPSVVNLQVTAADASTLGVRPGALTVAALEQALGAPKAGGAAGIAAVLGQAPRGAVSAAAARSSVQQLHALRRILMPDSVWNRIRGVEQVVLIPGRGLYQLPFEALVVTVGSTDAETRYWLDDGPAIRYAASATTLYNLEQRPRARVVAAAGHKAVVSLSAPIFDGATSSSSLVGATARTDSVKLVVDARGASPVTRSSFVDGGGILAPLPGTASETDAIRAAFGVSPSSGGVVALQGREATEANLRPALLGTRFIHLATHGLVDESRGALFAALALTPPATATASDDGFLQLHEIYQLRLPEAELAVLSACATNVGSTIDSEGVFALSRGFLAAGARRVIASQWAVDDRSTADLMGGFFRTIAAAEQGGSAVDYTRALRDAKRALRRDPKWANPYFWAPFILTGAR